The Eleutherodactylus coqui strain aEleCoq1 chromosome 6, aEleCoq1.hap1, whole genome shotgun sequence genome window below encodes:
- the LOC136631375 gene encoding chemerin-like receptor 1 yields the protein MENITTLYPFSEVTSPYNTSSNISDEYDDDEDEHYSISHYFTLVVYSLAFVLGTTGNGLVLWFTIFKMKKTVNVIWFLNLSLADFTFTLFLPLSIIYLANNFNWLFGNFMCKLNSLVAFINLFASVFLLTVISIDRCISVIFPVWCQNHRTPRLALFVVMGVWILALMFSLPYFIFRDTFEYIDGTSCYNNFELGESEDIGISRHRGTIITRFIVGFFIPFTIIVTCYSVIALRIQRNHMTTSSKPFKVIIAVIISFFVCWIPYHIFSFLELHAVARNDDYLARAVIVGIPFASSLAFMNSCVNPFLYVFIGRDFRVNFWRSIHSIFEKAFSEDSVHKDLQSKTKSTSDSQVV from the coding sequence ATGGAGAATATCACAACACTGTATCCGTTCTCTGAAGTTACATCCCCATACAACACTTCTAGCAATATCTCTGATGaatatgatgatgatgaagatgaaCACTATTCAATATCCCATTACTTCACTCTGGTGGTCTATTCTTTGGCTTTTGTACTGGGCACTACTGGGAATGGCCTAGTCCTCTGGTTCACAATCTTCAAGATGAAGAAGACAGTCAATGTTATATGGTTCCTTAATTTATCACTTGCTGACTTTACTTTCACATTATTTCTTCCTTTGAGTATAATCTACCTGGCTAATAATTTCAACTGGCTCTTTGGGAACTTCATGTGCAAGCTCAATAGTCTGGTAGCTTTCATCAACTTGTTTGCAAGCGTCTTCCTGCTCACCGTCATCAGTATTGATCGCTGTATCTCGGTCATCTTCCCAGTTTGGTGTCAAAACCACCGTACTCCAAGACTGGCTTTATTTGTCGTCATGGGTGTTTGGATTCTGGCTCTTATGTTTAGCTTACCATACTTTATCTTCAGAGACACCTTTGAGTATATAGATGGAACCTCTTGCTATAACAATTTTGAACTTGGAGAATCAGAAGATATTGGTATTTCCCGCCACAGAGGAACAATTATAACGAGATTCATCGTGGGATTTTTTATTCCTTTCACCATTATTGTCACATGTTACTCTGTGATTGCCCTACGTATCCAAAGAAACCACATGACCACCTCTAGCAAGCCTTTCAAAGTTATAATTGCAGTGATTATTTCTTTCTTCGTCTGTTGGATCCCTTATCATATTTTCTCCTTTCTGGAATTGCATGCAGTCGCTAGGAATGATGATTATTTGGCGAGAGCAGTAATTGTTGGTATTCCTTTTGCCTCCAGCCTGGCATTCATGAACAGCTGTGTCAACCCTTTTCTCTATGTTTTCATTGGTCGGGACTTTAGGGTTAATTTCTGGAGGTCTATCCATTCCATATTCGAGAAAGCTTTCAGTGAGGACTCAGTGCATAAAGACCTCCAGAGTAAGACCAAGTCTACATCTGACTCCCAGGTGGTCTAA